Proteins found in one Saccharomyces mikatae IFO 1815 strain IFO1815 genome assembly, chromosome: 5 genomic segment:
- the SWI4 gene encoding SBF complex DNA-binding subunit SWI4 (similar to Saccharomyces cerevisiae SWI4 (YER111C); ancestral locus Anc_7.409), giving the protein MPFDALISSQKDNANHQNITPISKSVLLAPHSNHPVIEIATYSETDVYECYIRGFETKIVMRRTKDDWINITQVFKIAQFSKTKRTKILEKESNDMQHEKVQGGYGRFQGTWIPLDSAKFLVNKYEIIDPVVNSILTFQFDPNNPPPKRSKNSILRKTSPGTKITSPSSYNKTPKKKNNNSSTSATTTTINKKGKKNVSITQPNPSPLQNLVFQTPQQFQANSSINIMNNNDSHATMSFNNDTRHNLINNITNNNSNQSTIIQQQKSIHENSFSNNYSATQKPLQFFPIPTNLQNKNIIQNNPNSNDSNSYSHNIDNVIGGNSNNNNLIIVPDGPMQSQQQHHEYMTNNFNNSIMESHTIGNSKKKRKKLNNSNDQQFYIQQEKIQRHFKLMKQPLLWQSFQNPNDHHNEYCDNNSNNNNNSNTLVSNGSSIEVFSSNENDNSMNISSRSMTPFSAGNSSSQNKLQNKMTDQEYKQTILTILSSERSSDVDQALLATLYPAPKNFNINFEIDDQGHTPLHWATAMANIPLIKMLITLNANALQCNKLGFNCITKSIFYNNCYKENAFDEIISILKICLITPDSNGRLPFHYLIELSVNKSKNPMIIKSYMDSIILSLGQQDYNLLKICLNYQDNIGNTPLHLSALNLNFEVYNRLVYLGASTDILNLDNESPASVMNKYNTSASGSNNNDTKMDRKVLQTLPQKHHYKQQQQQQQQRPQNNVKIPKIIKTQHHDKEKSPDVNLTKPDSEVNESQYLHSNQPNSTNMNTIMDDLSNINSFVTSSVIKDIKSTPSKILENSPILYGRRSQSTSDDKENTRNHEDRDERKNVSLNKEKNSMPLLESPSTLLPIQMSPLRKYSKPLSQQIDVLNTKVSSMQKKMGEEIKHLDDQVIETESSISNTKKRLITIAHQIEEAFDSVSNKNSITSISELQTRIKETSSKLNSGKQNFIQSLEKSQALKLATIVQDEESKVDTDLNSRSHSEKHENKEPTPSLKSNSSSPDNSKADTKLANDIQDSYDKNETLRLATELTILQFKRRMKTLEISEARSKINSSVKLDKYRNLIGITIENIDSKLDDIEKDLRANA; this is encoded by the coding sequence ATGCCCTTTGATGCTTTAATATCGAGTCAAAAAGATAATGCCAATCACCAGAACATAACACCAATATCAAAATCTGTCCTATTGGCGCCTCATTCAAACCATCCAGTAATTGAAATAGCTACGTACTCAGAAACCGATGTATACGAATGCTACATACGTGGGTTTGAAACTAAAATAGTTATGAGAAGAACTAAGGATGATTGGATCAACATTACTCAAGTATTCAAAATTGCTCAATTCTCGAAGACAAAAAGAACTAAAATACTGGAAAAGGAATCAAATGATATGCAGCatgaaaaagttcaagGTGGCTATGGTAGGTTTCAAGGTACCTGGATTCCATTGGATTCGGCAAAGTTTTTGGTCAATAAGTATGAAATAATTGACCCCGTAGTTAACTCTATATTAACTTTCCAGTTCGACCCCAACAATCCTCCACCAAAGAGAAGTAAAAATAGTATATTGAGGAAGACCTCACCAGGAACCAAGATAACGTCACCCTCAAGCTACAATAAAACtcccaaaaaaaagaacaataatTCATCGACATCAGCTACTACTACAACTATAAACAAGAAGGGCAAGAAAAATGTGTCGATAACCCAGCCAAATCCAAGTCCTTTACAAAACCTTGTTTTCCAAACTCCTCAACAGTTTCAAGCAAATTCATCGATAAATATAATGAACAATAACGATAGCCATGCAACGATGAGCTTCAACAATGATACAAGACACAActtaataaataatattacaaacaacaacagtaaCCAATCGACCATTATCCAACAACAGAAATCTATCCATGAAAACTCTTTCAGTAATAATTATTCGGCGACTCAGAAACCTTTACAGTTTTTCCCTATTCCCACaaatttacaaaacaaGAATATTATTCAGAACAATCCTAATAGTAATGACAGTAATAGCTATAGCCATAACATTGACAATGTCATTGGTGGCAATagtaataacaacaatttGATCATAGTTCCCGATGGCCCTATGCAAAGCCAGCAACAACATCATGAATATATGACGaataatttcaataattcCATAATGGAATCCCATACAATTGGTaatagtaaaaaaaagaggaaaaaactGAACAACTCTAATGACCAACAATTTTACATccagcaagaaaaaatacaaagacATTTCAAATTAATGAAACAACCTCTACTATGGCAATCATTTCAAAACCCAAATGATCATCATAATGAGTACTGTGATAACAATagtaataacaacaataacagCAACACATTGGTTTCCAATGGCTCCTCCattgaagttttttcatCGAACGAAAACGATAACAGTATGAATATATCTTCGCGATCTATGACGCCATTCAGCGCGGGAAATTCCTCATCTCAAAACAAATTGCAAAACAAAATGACAGACCAAGAATACAAGCAAACAATATTgacaatattatcatcggAAAGATCTTCTGATGTTGATCAAGCGTTGTTGGCGACTCTGTATCCAGCGCCAAAGAATTTTAACataaattttgaaatcgATGACCAAGGACACACTCCATTACACTGGGCTACGGCTATGGCAAATATTCCTCTGATAAAGATGCTAATAACATTAAATGCTAATGCGTTACAGTGTAATAAACTAGGTTTCAATTGCATTACAAAATCGATTTTTTATAACAATTGTTATAAGGAGAATGCTTTCGATGAAATAATATCTATCTTAAAAATATGTCTTATAACTCCGGACTCAAATGGAAGATTGccatttcattatttaatTGAACTGAGCGTTAATAAGTCCAAAAATccgatgataataaaatcTTATATGGATTCGATAATATTGAGCTTGGGCCAGCAGGACTACAATCTATTGAAGATATGCTTGAATTATCAAGATAATATAGGGAATACCCCGTTACATCTTTCTGCCTTGAATCTGAACTTCGAAGTTTATAATAGATTGGTATACCTTGGTGCATCAACGGATATTCTCAATCTAGATAATGAGTCACCTGCGTCAGTAATGAATAAGTATAATACTTCAGCCAGTGGGTCTAACAATAACGACACCAAAATGGATCGGAAAGTACTTCAAACTCTTCCTCAGAAGCATCACTACaagcaacagcaacagcaacagcaacagcgGCCCCAAAACAACGTCAAAATCCCGAAAATTATAAAAACTCAACATcatgataaagaaaaatctcCAGATGTCAATTTAACTAAACCAGATTCAGAAGTAAATGAAAGTCAATACCTGCATTCTAACCAACCAAACTCTACAAACATGAACACTATAATGGATGACTTATCCAATATCAATTCATTTGTTACGTCATCTGTCATTAAAGATATAAAGTCGACACCGTCCAAAATTTTAGAAAACTCACCTATTTTATATGGAAGAAGATCACAATCAACATCAGatgacaaagaaaatactagGAATCATGAGGATCGAGACGAAAGGAAAAATGTTTCcttaaataaagaaaagaatagcATGCCATTATTAGAATCACCCTCTACTTTATTGCCAATACAGATGTCTCcattaagaaaatattcaaagccTCTTTCACAGCAGATTGACGTGTTAAATACAAAAGTCTCTTcaatgcaaaaaaagatgggCGAGGAAATCAAACATCTGGATGACCAAGTAATTGAAACAGAATCTTCTATTTCTAATACAAAGAAACGATTAATTACAATAGCGCACCAAATAGAGGAGGCATTTGATTCAGTATCGAACAAAAATTCCATAACTTCAATATCAGAATTACAAACAAGGATTAAAGAAACGTCCTCAAAGTTGAACTCTGGAAAGCAGAATTTTATCCAAAGCTTGGAAAAGTCTCAAGCTTTAAAACTTGCAACAATTGTCCAGGATGAGGAATCAAAAGTTGATACAGATCTCAACTCAAGGTCACACTCAGAAAAGCATGAAAATAAGGAGCCAACTCCATCCCTGAAATCAAACTCCTCTTCTCCTGATAATTCTAAAGCGGACACCAAATTGGCTAATGATATACAGGATTCttatgataaaaatgagaCGTTAAGGCTAGCAACTGAACTAACGATTTTGCAGTTCAAAAGAAGGATGAAAACATTAGAAATAAGCGAAGCAAGGAGTAAGATCAATTCATCTGTTAAGTTAGATAAATATAGAAACTTGATTGGTATCACTATTGAGAATATTGATTCAAAACTGGACgatattgaaaaggatttGAGGGCAAATGCATAA
- the LSM4 gene encoding U6 snRNA complex subunit LSM4 (similar to Saccharomyces cerevisiae LSM4 (YER112W); ancestral locus Anc_7.410) has protein sequence MLPLYLLTNAKGQQMQIELKNGEIIEGTLTNVDNWMNLTLSNVTEYSEESTINSDGNADSSKAVRLNEIYVRGTFIKFIKLQDNIIDKVKQQINSNNNSNSNGPGHKRYYNNRDSNNNRGNYNRRSNNNNNSNRRPYSQNRQYNNSNSNNNNNNNSINSQNMNNGLGGSVQHHFNSSSPQKVEF, from the coding sequence atgCTACCCTTATACCTTTTGACAAATGCAAAGGGACAACAGATGCAAATAGAGTTGAAAAACGGTGAAATCATAGAAGGGACATTGACGAATGTAGATAACTGGATGAATTTGACTCTATCTAATGTAACCGAATATAGTGAAGAAAGTACAATCAATTCCGACGGCAATGCTGATAGCAGCAAGGCTGTAAGATTGAATGAAATTTATGTCAGAGGGAccttcatcaaatttatcaaattgcAGGATAATATAATCGATAAAGTGAAGCAGCAAATTAATTCTAACAACAACTCTAACAGTAATGGGCCTGGCCATAAAAGGTATTACAACAATAGAGATTCAAATAACAATAGAGGCAATTATAACAGAAgaagtaataataacaacaacagtaaCCGCCGTCCATACTCTCAGAATCGCCAGTACAACAATAGCAAcagtaacaataataataacaacaatagtATTAACAGCCAGAATATGAATAATGGCTTGGGTGGTTCCGTTCAACACCACTTTAACAGTTCTTCTCCACAAAAAGTCGAAttttaa
- the TMN3 gene encoding Tmn3p (similar to Saccharomyces cerevisiae TMN3 (YER113C); ancestral locus Anc_7.411), giving the protein MRVRPKRWIITLMAVVVVVLIFKNQFNSFQTRQQGQNSIIYSSQSNLYDGWITPNFYKNGDPLELIVNKVESDLTQLPYAYYDLPFTCPPTMHKTPLHLSLNEIIRGDRKWESDYKLTFGEDNPCEVLCARKTTKEGMQTLDKLIREGYVVQWLIDDELPAATTFISTTDHKKYYASGFPLGFMDPDTGKTYLHNHVMLVIRFHSGDNGKNTIVGFEVYPRSVSDYHCPGASKTYEQYEITIPEDENELTYLPFTYSVYWREEFEVDWNHRWDYFLNSGELSDEQSSQFHWMSFANSVIIVLSISLITLIIYIGVMHTDKNNPHSNKFMINIEGIGAEDVLNNDKYSKNSVYMVAKDWIQNGKPDLFSLKGLIVLVSFGVQFLFTVIGSLTISCSMNKLHNVRNSVLTMAILCFVIGAFMASFVGTRLSIVSKTRRFNANYFGDNKNFKCREKFSPIFAIICGSSLPGMIMISTFLLNSIVWAHDSTNALPFKTIVFFISVYFIVCIPLSLFGGIVANNIPLPQYWLSGITIDESDSKNNKLFLPKSPNKFNPLVNCGIYLCGVFPLLVIYVEMQYVYKSLWLEKTTFYYFYGFLFLSIILLCVLTMEISVIGSYLLMRFCFEDKVVRNNWRWKCFEMGFSGGVYMELYSLYYIFAVLNIHGFSSILISICYSLLFNIMCGLGLGALSYLTASWFINKIYHVKVNI; this is encoded by the coding sequence ATGAGAGTAAGACCAAAAAGATGGATCATAACACTCATGGCAGTAGTGGTCGTGGTGCTCATCTTTAAAAACCAGTTCAATTCATTCCAAACGCGACAGCAGGGGCAGAACTCCATCATCTACTCCAGCCAAAGCAATCTTTACGATGGGTGGATAACACCAAACTTCTATAAAAATGGTGATCCCTTGGAGTTGATCGTGAATAAGGTAGAATCTGACTTGACACAATTACCATACGCGTATTATGACTTGCCCTTTACTTGTCCTCCTACTATGCATAAAACACCACTTCACTTATCTCTGAATGAGATAATTAGAGGAGATAGGAAATGGGAAAGTGATTATAAACTCACTTTTGGTGAAGACAATCCATGTGAGGTGTTATGTGCGAGAAAAACTACTAAAGAGGGAATGCAAACATTGGACAAACTAATCAGGGAGGGGTACGTTGTACAATGGTTAATTGATGACGAATTGCCAGCTGCCACTACTTTTATCTCCACAACAGATCATAAAAAATACTACGCATCTGGGTTTCCCTTGGGTTTCATGGACCCTGATACTGGCAAAACCTATCTGCATAACCATGTAATGCTGGTGATTCGTTTTCATTCCGGTGATAATGGCAAAAATACCATAGTTGGTTTTGAAGTATATCCAAGGTCTGTATCAGATTATCATTGTCCTGGGGCATCAAAGACTTACGAACAATACGAAATAACCATTCCTGAGGATGAAAATGAGCTGACCTATCTGCCATTCACTTACTCTGTTTATTGGAGGGAAGAATTTGAAGTTGACTGGAACCATAGATGGGACTATTTCTTGAACTCAGGTGAATTGTCTGATGAACAGAGTAGCCAATTTCATTGGATGAGTTTTGCCAACTCAGTGATTATTGTATTGTCCATTTCACTAATCACGCTTATTATTTACATAGGAGTCATGCACacagataaaaataatccTCATTCTAATAAATTTATGATAAATATAGAGGGAATTGGAGCAGAGGATGTCCTGAACAATGACAAGTATAGTAAAAACTCTGTTTACATGGTGGCTAAAGATTGGATACAGAATGGTAAGCCAGATCTGTTTAGTTTGAAAGGTTTGATAGTTCTGGTCTCATTTGGAGTGcaatttttatttactgTAATCGGGTCTTTGACGATATCATGTTCGATGAACAAGTTGCATAATGTAAGAAACAGTGTGCTCACCATGGCAATATTGTGTTTTGTAATCGGTGCATTCATGGCATCCTTCGTTGGGACAAGGCTTAGTATAGtatcaaaaacaagaagattCAATGCCAATTACTTTGGCGATAacaaaaactttaaatGCCGTGAGAAGTTTAGTCCCATATTTGCAATAATTTGTGGGTCCAGTTTACCTGGTATGATAATGATAAGTacatttttgttgaataGCATTGTCTGGGCACACGATTCTACTAATGCATTACCATTTAAAACTATcgtatttttcattagcGTCTATTTTATTGTCTGTATACCGTTAAGTTTGTTTGGGGGTATCGTGGCCAATAATATACCCTTGCCTCAATATTGGTTGAGTGGGATTACTATAGATGAAAGCGATAgtaaaaacaataaattaTTCCTACCTAAATCACCGAACAAGTTCAACCCTTTGGTTAACTGCGGCATTTATTTGTGTGGTGTTTTTCCCCTGCTCGTAATCTATGTGGAGATGCAGTACGTTTATAAGTCCCTTTGGTTAGAGAAGACTAcgttttattatttttatggATTTCTGTTTTTGAGCATTATACTATTATGCGTGCTTACTATGGAGATATCAGTCATTGGAAGTTATTTATTAATGAGATTTTGCTTCGAAGACAAGGTAGTCCGTAACAATTGGAGATGGAAATGTTTCGAGATGGGATTTAGTGGTGGAGTGTATATGGAATTATACTCACTGTATTACATTTTCGCAGTACTCAACATCCATGGGTTTTCGTCCATCTTAATTTCAATATGTTATAGTTTGCTCTTCAACATAATGTGCGGTTTAGGGCTTGGCGCACTGAGTTACTTAACGGCTTCGTGGTTCATAAATAAAATCTACCACGTTAAAGTCAATATATAA